The Sebastes umbrosus isolate fSebUmb1 chromosome 19, fSebUmb1.pri, whole genome shotgun sequence genome has a segment encoding these proteins:
- the LOC119478106 gene encoding probable G-protein coupled receptor 21, with product MMNSSLDPLNQSSADPSNLSTPFCLLEIGYSQIFTTCLLEVSIICLLTVLIISGNLVVIFVFHCAPLLSQHTTSAFIQTMAYADLLVGVSCLFPSLHLLHHLQGLDPKLTCQVFGYMVSVLKSVSMVSLACVSVDRYVAITRPLTYASLVTPCRVRCCIVLIWLYSALVFLPSFLGWGKPGYHGDVVEWCAVEWRTRPEFTTFIVAMLYAPAALTVCFTYANIFKICRQHNREISERRARYRPQQLQCPGLTVGSAIKDNSAVEHLSQPQKSQPPYQQPTSTYPDKRYAMVLFRITSVFYILWLPYILYFLLESGGIYHHPAASFLTTWLAISNSFCNCLIYSLSNSAFRKGLKRLCSFCLQRSGSGFGVSNSKKTFVGSVEKGCGGSGYGYGHGEIGIGTTCHV from the coding sequence ATGATGAATTCCTCCCTGGATCCACTGAACCAGAGCTCTGCTGACCCGTCAAACTTATCTACTCCCTTCTGCCTGCTTGAGATAGGCTACTCCCAAATTTTCACCACCTGCCTCCTCGAAGTCTCGATCATATGCCTCCTCACTGTTCTTATCATTTCCGGTAACCTGGTGGTGATTTTTGTGTTCCACTGTGCCCCCTTGCTTAGCCAGCACACCACCAGTGCTTTCATCCAGACAATGGCGTACGCTGATCTGCTGGTGGGGGTCAGCTGCCTGTTCCCCTCCTTGCACCTCCTGCATCACCTCCAGGGCCTCGACCCCAAACTCACCTGCCAGGTGTTCGGGTACATGGTGTCCGTTTTAAAATCAGTGTCAATGGTGTCGTTAGCGTGCGTGAGTGTAGACCGCTACGTCGCCATCACGCGACCTCTGACTTACGCGTCCCTGGTGACGCCTTGCCGGGTGCGATGCTGCATCGTTCTAATATGGTTGTACTCCGCTCTGGTGTTCCTCCCGTCTTTTCTCGGGTGGGGGAAACCCGGCTACCACGGGGACGTGGTGGAGTGGTGCGCGGTTGAGTGGAGGACTCGTCCAGAATTCACAACCTTCATCGTTGCAATGCTCTACGCCCCAGCTGCTCTCACCGTCTGCTTCACCTACGCCAACATCTTCAAGATCTGCCGACAGCACAATCGGGAGATCAGCGAGCGCCGAGCGCGTTACCGACCCCAACAGCTGCAGTGCCCAGGATTGACAGTGGGGTCTGCAATCAAGGACAACAGTGCAGTAGAGCACTTGTCCCAACCACAAAAATCCCAACCACCATATCAGCAGCCCACATCAACATACCCAGACAAGCGATACGCTATGGTACTGTTCCGCATTACCAGCGTGTTCTATATCCTCTGGTTGCCCTACATCCTCTACTTTCTATTGGAGAGCGGTGGGATTTACCACCACCCCGCAGCCTCATTCCTCACCACATGGCTCGCCATCAGCAACAGCTTCTGTAACTGTCTCATATACAGCCTCTCCAACTCGGCCTTCAGGAAGGGCCTCAAACGCCTCTGCTCCTTTTGTTTACAGCGCAGCGGCAGTGGCTTTGGGGTTAGCAACAGCAAAAAGACTTTTGTTGGTTCTGTTGAAAAAGGATGTGGAGGGTCGGGGTATGGATACGGTCACGGGGAAATAGGAATTGGCACAACATGTCATGTGtag